The Chryseobacterium wanjuense genome includes a window with the following:
- a CDS encoding PPC domain-containing DNA-binding protein — MNLLKTFTLLITIFMMNTFSAQQKDTCRYIKTPTGYLMVLRQGDDVIAHLENMAKTENMPSASFSGIGFASDVTFGFYDFNAKKFNPKTFNKVEMGSLTGSIAWNEKGPSIHVHGVATDDKFNAYGGHILDLHVGTGSMEIYVTVHDQKLERKVEQPLNANVLQLNCLK, encoded by the coding sequence ATGAATTTATTGAAAACATTCACTTTATTAATTACAATTTTTATGATGAATACTTTTTCAGCACAACAAAAAGACACTTGCCGCTATATCAAAACACCGACCGGGTATTTGATGGTGCTTCGACAAGGTGATGATGTCATTGCCCATCTGGAAAATATGGCAAAAACCGAAAATATGCCTTCTGCAAGTTTTTCAGGAATCGGCTTTGCATCGGACGTTACGTTTGGATTTTATGATTTTAATGCGAAAAAATTTAATCCAAAAACATTCAACAAAGTCGAAATGGGAAGCCTGACCGGATCAATTGCATGGAATGAAAAAGGTCCGTCAATTCATGTTCACGGCGTGGCGACAGATGATAAGTTCAATGCTTATGGCGGACATATTTTGGATCTTCATGTAGGAACCGGCTCGATGGAAATTTATGTAACGGTGCATGATCAAAAATTAGAACGAAAAGTCGAACAACCTTTAAATGCCAATGTTTTGCAGCTGAATTGTCTTAAATAA
- a CDS encoding carboxymuconolactone decarboxylase family protein has product MSTRFNMATTDAAAYKALLGLEGYLQTTSLNHTQKELIKIRASQINGCAFCIDMHTKDALKYGETPQRIFLLNAWREAKDFFTEEEQVLLQMTEEITLISQKGLTDETYYKAKQLFDEAKIAQIIMAIITINAWNRIGVSTHLPIAK; this is encoded by the coding sequence ATGAGCACAAGATTCAACATGGCAACTACGGATGCCGCAGCTTATAAAGCGTTATTGGGATTGGAAGGATATCTTCAGACGACTTCTTTAAACCACACTCAGAAAGAATTAATAAAAATCAGAGCCTCACAGATCAACGGATGTGCCTTCTGTATCGATATGCACACGAAGGATGCTTTGAAATACGGTGAAACTCCTCAAAGAATTTTCCTTTTAAATGCATGGAGAGAAGCTAAAGATTTTTTCACGGAAGAAGAACAGGTATTGTTGCAAATGACTGAAGAAATCACTTTGATCAGCCAAAAAGGACTAACAGACGAAACGTATTATAAAGCAAAACAGCTTTTTGACGAAGCGAAAATTGCACAGATCATCATGGCCATTATCACGATCAATGCCTGGAACAGAATTGGCGTGAGTACCCATTTGCCTATTGCAAAATAA
- a CDS encoding DoxX family protein has product MADKKDIQFPQLFLRLALAVTMLSAVADRFGFWGKNSAWGNWENFEKYTKQITSFLPDILSSLSAYFATFFEILFPLMLIFGFKTKMAAYGAGFLLLIFALSMTLSLGIKAPLDYSVWIGSAGAFLLASQEKYSLTIDNLTKNL; this is encoded by the coding sequence ATGGCAGACAAAAAAGACATACAATTTCCGCAGTTATTTTTAAGGCTGGCTCTTGCTGTAACCATGCTTTCTGCAGTAGCGGATCGGTTTGGATTTTGGGGCAAAAATTCGGCTTGGGGAAACTGGGAAAATTTTGAAAAATATACAAAACAGATAACCTCTTTTTTGCCGGATATTTTAAGCTCACTTTCTGCTTATTTCGCAACTTTTTTTGAAATACTTTTTCCTTTGATGCTGATTTTTGGATTTAAAACTAAAATGGCAGCCTACGGAGCGGGTTTCCTGCTGTTGATTTTTGCCTTGTCAATGACCCTTTCATTAGGAATAAAAGCTCCTTTAGATTATTCGGTTTGGATAGGAAGTGCGGGGGCGTTTTTATTGGCAAGTCAGGAAAAATATTCATTAACAATAGATAATTTAACTAAAAATTTATAA
- a CDS encoding Crp/Fnr family transcriptional regulator: METFKAHLDKFISINDEELASVLSFFQVMEVKKKQNLMLEGEVCKSMFFVLKGCLRKFFINEKGVEQTTDFAIENWWITDTFAYERQTKSNFSVQAVERSIILVIDFHSQELLLEKHPMMERYFRMIYQRAYAASERRIRYLYEFSREELYMQFSTQYPGFIQRIPQYLIASFLGFTPEYLSEIRAKLRS; encoded by the coding sequence ATGGAAACTTTCAAGGCACATTTGGATAAATTTATCAGCATTAATGACGAAGAATTGGCTTCTGTCCTTTCTTTTTTTCAGGTGATGGAAGTAAAGAAAAAACAGAATCTGATGCTTGAAGGTGAAGTCTGCAAATCAATGTTTTTTGTACTGAAGGGTTGTCTCAGAAAATTTTTTATCAACGAAAAAGGAGTAGAGCAGACAACGGATTTTGCCATAGAAAATTGGTGGATTACAGATACTTTTGCTTACGAAAGACAGACCAAGTCGAATTTCAGTGTTCAGGCTGTTGAACGTTCTATTATTTTAGTTATTGATTTTCATTCCCAGGAGCTTTTGTTAGAAAAACATCCTATGATGGAGCGATATTTCAGAATGATTTATCAGAGAGCTTACGCCGCTTCGGAAAGAAGGATACGTTATTTATACGAGTTTTCCAGAGAAGAATTGTATATGCAGTTCAGCACGCAGTATCCGGGATTTATTCAGAGAATTCCACAATATTTAATTGCTTCTTTTTTAGGTTTCACCCCTGAATATTTAAGTGAAATAAGAGCAAAATTACGTTCTTAA
- a CDS encoding DUF1304 domain-containing protein, protein MEIVAKILIAVVAIEHIYILWMEMFAWETKGKEVFKSALPAEMFKPTKGLAANQGLYNGFLAAGLIWSFFIEDPKWQTNIALFFLICVAVAGIYGAVSATKKIFFVQALPAILAIIAVILR, encoded by the coding sequence ATGGAAATCGTTGCAAAAATTTTGATCGCAGTTGTAGCTATTGAGCATATTTACATTCTCTGGATGGAAATGTTCGCATGGGAAACCAAAGGAAAGGAAGTTTTCAAATCGGCGCTGCCTGCGGAAATGTTTAAGCCAACAAAAGGTTTGGCGGCTAATCAAGGGCTTTACAATGGTTTTCTGGCTGCTGGATTGATCTGGTCTTTCTTCATTGAAGATCCGAAATGGCAGACCAATATCGCTTTGTTTTTCCTGATCTGTGTGGCTGTGGCGGGAATTTATGGCGCAGTTTCGGCAACTAAGAAAATATTTTTCGTTCAGGCTTTGCCGGCTATTTTAGCGATAATTGCAGTTATTTTAAGATAA
- a CDS encoding thioredoxin family protein, which produces MRLLTIFLFLMLVPCFCLSQMKTGTFSDIETYQKENPKPTIIHIFTDWCSVCKIESFQLKKDKDLVKMLNESFYLINFEAEKTKEKISFQGQDFSYLPNGNSGIHELALALSKNKNQPIYPLWIILDKDQNLVYYHEGKFKPDEMKKKLKEISAL; this is translated from the coding sequence ATGAGACTTTTAACGATATTTTTATTTTTAATGTTGGTGCCTTGTTTTTGTCTTTCACAGATGAAAACAGGCACTTTTTCGGATATTGAAACTTATCAGAAAGAAAATCCGAAACCGACAATTATTCACATTTTTACCGACTGGTGTTCGGTCTGCAAGATTGAATCTTTCCAATTAAAAAAAGATAAAGATCTGGTGAAAATGCTTAATGAAAGCTTTTATCTGATCAATTTCGAAGCTGAGAAAACAAAAGAAAAAATCAGTTTTCAGGGGCAGGATTTTAGTTATCTGCCTAATGGAAATTCCGGGATTCATGAGCTGGCTTTGGCTTTATCGAAGAATAAAAATCAGCCTATTTATCCGCTGTGGATTATTTTAGATAAAGATCAGAATTTGGTTTATTATCATGAGGGGAAGTTTAAGCCTGATGAAATGAAGAAGAAATTGAAGGAGATTTCTGCTTTGTGA
- a CDS encoding TonB-dependent receptor plug domain-containing protein translates to MRRILLSAIFFFGYCFSQETDSLGLNQSKKLDSVSVSDKKEIKTKVIDDVVITGTIKPISKSKSPVAVEIYSQKFFQKNPTPNIFEAISMVNGVKPQLNCSVCNTGDIHINGLEGPYTMILIDGMPIVSSLSTVYGLSGIPNSLVDRIEVVKGPASSIYGSEAMGGVINIITKNALTAPKLSVDLMTSTWSENNVDLSTKFNLGKNAASLLSLNYYSFEKKFDFNKDNFTDAALQNRISVFNKWNFQRKENRQASFALRYLYEDRFGGEMQWNKTYRGSNEVYGESIYTNRVEAFGVYQWPLKENIITQFSYNFHDQNSFYGSNPFMATQKVAFAQTYWDKKLGNHDLILGLTFKKTFYDDNTPGTLSADGFTNEPMRSPIFGAFIQDQWEINEKNTLLLGYRFDYDKIHHSVHSPRFAWKFSPNPYHTLRFNFGTGFRVVNLFTEDHAALTGSREVVIKSNLKPEKSINGNLNYVWKIPVGDRMINLDASAFYTYFSNKIVGDFDTDPEKIIYDNLHGYGISRGASLNVDYNFSFPLSINLGITYLDVYQKFDGTNEKSQQLHAPKWSGTYNLTYKFPNNLAIDFTGQFYGPMRLPVLPNDYRPEYSPFYSLANIQVSKSFKSGFEVYCGIKNLFNFTPKDPLMRPFDPFDKYVDDPVSNPYHYTFDTTYGYAPMQKIRGFLGVKYILK, encoded by the coding sequence ATGAGGCGAATATTACTTTCTGCAATCTTTTTTTTCGGTTACTGTTTTTCACAAGAAACGGACAGCTTAGGCTTAAATCAATCTAAAAAACTTGATTCGGTGAGCGTTTCAGACAAAAAAGAAATCAAAACCAAAGTTATCGATGATGTTGTCATTACCGGAACGATAAAGCCTATAAGCAAATCAAAAAGCCCGGTTGCAGTGGAAATATACAGTCAGAAATTTTTTCAGAAAAATCCGACTCCCAATATTTTTGAAGCCATTTCGATGGTCAATGGCGTAAAACCACAACTCAATTGCTCGGTTTGTAACACAGGAGACATTCACATCAACGGTCTGGAAGGGCCTTACACCATGATTTTGATTGACGGGATGCCGATCGTAAGCTCACTTTCCACGGTGTACGGTTTGAGCGGAATTCCAAATAGTCTGGTTGACAGAATTGAAGTAGTGAAAGGGCCTGCTTCCTCCATTTACGGTTCTGAAGCGATGGGTGGAGTCATCAATATTATTACTAAAAATGCCCTGACTGCCCCAAAATTAAGCGTTGACCTCATGACGAGTACCTGGAGCGAAAATAATGTTGATCTTTCAACGAAATTTAATCTGGGAAAAAATGCAGCTTCATTATTAAGCTTAAATTATTACAGCTTTGAAAAGAAATTTGATTTTAATAAAGACAATTTCACCGATGCAGCATTACAAAACAGAATTTCAGTTTTTAATAAATGGAATTTCCAAAGAAAAGAAAACAGGCAGGCAAGTTTTGCTTTAAGATATTTGTATGAAGACCGTTTCGGCGGAGAAATGCAGTGGAATAAAACCTATCGCGGCAGCAATGAAGTATACGGAGAAAGCATTTATACCAATAGAGTAGAGGCTTTTGGGGTATATCAATGGCCTTTGAAAGAAAATATCATCACCCAGTTTTCCTATAATTTTCATGATCAGAATTCTTTTTATGGGAGTAATCCTTTTATGGCAACGCAGAAAGTGGCTTTTGCACAGACGTATTGGGATAAAAAACTGGGAAACCACGATCTGATACTGGGGCTGACTTTCAAAAAAACCTTTTATGATGACAACACACCGGGAACTTTGTCTGCGGATGGTTTCACGAATGAACCGATGAGGTCGCCGATTTTTGGGGCATTTATTCAGGATCAATGGGAAATTAACGAAAAAAATACATTGTTGCTGGGGTACAGATTTGATTATGATAAAATCCATCATTCCGTACATTCTCCGCGTTTTGCATGGAAATTCTCTCCCAATCCTTATCATACGTTGCGATTTAATTTTGGAACAGGTTTCCGGGTGGTGAATCTGTTTACGGAAGATCATGCGGCACTGACTGGTTCGCGTGAGGTGGTGATTAAATCAAATTTAAAACCGGAAAAATCCATCAACGGAAATTTGAATTATGTATGGAAAATTCCTGTTGGAGACAGGATGATTAATCTGGATGCGTCTGCTTTTTACACGTATTTCAGCAATAAAATTGTCGGTGATTTTGATACCGATCCGGAGAAAATTATTTATGATAATCTTCACGGCTACGGAATTTCAAGGGGTGCTTCATTGAATGTGGATTATAATTTTAGTTTTCCGTTAAGCATCAATCTGGGAATAACGTATCTGGATGTGTATCAGAAATTTGACGGAACCAATGAAAAATCACAGCAGCTTCATGCCCCGAAATGGAGCGGAACGTATAATTTGACGTATAAATTCCCGAATAATTTAGCCATAGATTTTACGGGACAGTTTTACGGCCCGATGCGACTGCCTGTTTTACCGAATGATTACCGACCGGAATATTCTCCGTTCTATTCATTAGCCAATATTCAGGTTTCGAAGAGTTTCAAATCGGGATTTGAGGTGTATTGCGGAATCAAAAATCTGTTCAATTTCACGCCGAAAGATCCCCTGATGCGACCGTTTGACCCATTTGATAAGTATGTTGATGATCCTGTCAGCAATCCTTATCATTATACTTTTGATACCACTTACGGATATGCTCCGATGCAGAAAATAAGAGGATTTCTGGGTGTGAAATATATTTTGAAATAA
- a CDS encoding homogentisate 1,2-dioxygenase, with amino-acid sequence MRYHQSGNIPQKRHTIFKSPEDKFYYEQLFGTEGFHGISSLLYHIHRPTQIKSIGEPKDVTPKIAVDKNVTPRMFKGMNVTPEDDFMDSRKFLMVNNDLKMGLSKPRKSMDYFYKNAECDELLYVHQGSGVLKTFVGNLDFFIGDYLIIPRGTIYQVELHSDDTVFFVLESHSPIYTPKRYRNEFGQLLEHSPFCERDIIAPTFVEPKDEKGEFLIKVKKENQITDFIYATHPFDVVGWDGYFYPYKFNIKNFEPITGRIHQPPPVHQNFEGHNFVVCSFCARMYDYHPMAIPAPYNHSNIDSDEVLFYTEGDFMSRNHIDLMDFTLHPGGIVHGPHPGAMERSIGKKFTEEYAVMVDPFRPLKITEEALKVEDPSYKTSWLEDQDKTMEDRSQE; translated from the coding sequence ATGAGATACCACCAGTCGGGAAATATCCCACAAAAAAGACATACGATTTTCAAATCTCCTGAAGATAAATTTTACTATGAACAGCTTTTCGGAACGGAAGGTTTTCATGGAATTTCTTCATTATTGTACCATATTCACCGCCCGACTCAGATCAAGTCAATCGGTGAACCGAAAGATGTAACACCGAAAATTGCGGTTGATAAAAACGTAACTCCAAGAATGTTTAAAGGAATGAATGTCACTCCTGAAGACGATTTTATGGACAGCCGTAAGTTTTTGATGGTAAACAATGATCTGAAAATGGGATTGTCGAAGCCTAGAAAATCTATGGACTATTTCTACAAAAATGCTGAATGTGACGAGCTTTTGTATGTTCATCAGGGAAGCGGGGTTTTAAAAACTTTTGTAGGAAATTTAGACTTTTTCATTGGTGATTATTTAATTATTCCGAGAGGAACTATTTACCAAGTTGAATTACATTCTGATGACACTGTTTTCTTCGTCCTGGAAAGCCACTCACCGATCTACACTCCAAAAAGATACAGAAACGAATTCGGACAATTGCTGGAACATTCGCCATTCTGCGAGAGAGACATCATTGCACCGACTTTCGTTGAGCCAAAAGACGAAAAAGGTGAATTTTTAATTAAAGTAAAAAAAGAAAATCAGATCACAGATTTCATCTACGCGACGCATCCATTCGATGTTGTAGGTTGGGACGGGTATTTTTATCCTTATAAATTTAATATCAAAAATTTCGAGCCGATTACAGGGAGAATTCACCAACCACCGCCGGTTCACCAGAATTTTGAAGGACACAATTTTGTGGTTTGCTCGTTCTGTGCAAGAATGTACGACTATCATCCGATGGCTATTCCTGCGCCTTACAATCACTCAAACATTGATTCTGATGAAGTTTTATTCTACACAGAAGGTGACTTTATGAGCCGTAATCATATTGATTTAATGGACTTTACGCTTCACCCGGGAGGAATCGTTCACGGACCTCATCCAGGTGCGATGGAAAGAAGTATCGGTAAAAAATTCACTGAGGAATATGCCGTAATGGTAGATCCTTTCCGTCCTTTGAAAATTACGGAAGAAGCTTTGAAAGTGGAAGATCCATCGTACAAAACTTCATGGCTGGAAGATCAGGATAAAACAATGGAAGACCGTTCACAGGAATAA
- a CDS encoding acetyl-CoA hydrolase/transferase family protein, with product MYNYISAEEAIYTIKSGNRVFFHGSACTPNYLIDELARQSHRLDHIEMVSITQQGNVEIAKPEYKDKFFINSLFVSGPVRDAVNSERGDFVPVFLSEIPILFRKNILPLDVALITVSPPDKHGFCTLGTSVDVARSAVDTAKIIVAIVNPLMPRTHGDGMLHISKIHKLVWHEEELPTVDYGAKVGPEEMEVGKNVAELIEDRSTLQMGIGTIPDAVLKCLGNHKDLGVHTEMLSDGVVDLIQNDVINNKYKGYHNNKTITSFCFGTRKLYDYVDDNTVFAFNDVSAVNFPINIMRNKKMVAINSAIEIDLTGQVCADSIGTMQYSGIGGQMDFMRGAALSEDGKPIIAITSRTKKGVSRIVPFLKQGAGVVTTRGHIHYVVTEYGTAYLYGKNLRQRAQELISIAHPDDREMLERAAYERFKH from the coding sequence ATGTATAATTATATCAGTGCAGAAGAAGCTATTTATACCATAAAAAGCGGAAACCGGGTTTTCTTTCACGGAAGCGCGTGTACTCCGAATTATTTAATTGATGAACTCGCGAGACAGTCTCACCGACTCGACCATATAGAAATGGTTTCCATTACCCAACAGGGAAATGTGGAAATTGCCAAACCGGAATACAAAGACAAGTTTTTTATAAACTCACTGTTTGTTTCAGGGCCGGTGCGCGATGCGGTAAACTCCGAAAGAGGAGATTTTGTTCCTGTATTTTTAAGTGAAATTCCGATTTTATTCAGAAAAAATATTTTGCCGCTTGATGTGGCTTTAATTACTGTTTCTCCGCCTGACAAACATGGTTTTTGTACATTAGGAACTTCTGTAGACGTAGCAAGGTCTGCCGTGGATACTGCAAAAATAATAGTCGCAATCGTGAATCCCCTGATGCCGAGAACTCATGGTGACGGAATGCTTCACATCAGCAAAATCCATAAGTTGGTTTGGCATGAAGAAGAGCTTCCGACCGTGGATTACGGTGCAAAAGTGGGTCCCGAAGAAATGGAAGTAGGCAAAAATGTAGCAGAACTTATCGAAGACAGATCCACTCTTCAGATGGGTATCGGGACAATTCCGGATGCAGTTTTAAAATGTCTCGGAAACCATAAAGACCTTGGTGTTCACACCGAAATGTTGAGCGACGGCGTGGTCGATTTGATTCAAAATGATGTCATCAATAATAAATACAAAGGCTATCACAACAATAAAACCATTACAAGTTTCTGTTTCGGAACCCGCAAACTCTATGATTATGTGGATGATAACACGGTTTTTGCCTTTAATGATGTAAGTGCGGTCAATTTTCCTATTAATATCATGAGGAACAAAAAAATGGTGGCCATCAATTCTGCCATTGAAATTGACCTTACAGGACAGGTTTGCGCAGATTCCATCGGAACCATGCAGTACAGCGGAATCGGCGGACAAATGGATTTCATGAGAGGAGCCGCATTGAGCGAAGATGGAAAACCCATTATTGCCATCACTTCCAGAACGAAAAAAGGCGTATCGAGAATCGTCCCTTTCCTGAAACAGGGGGCAGGAGTTGTCACGACCAGAGGGCACATTCATTATGTGGTTACGGAATACGGAACGGCTTATCTCTACGGTAAAAATCTGCGTCAGAGGGCACAGGAATTAATCAGTATTGCCCATCCCGACGACAGGGAAATGCTAGAAAGAGCCGCTTATGAAAGATTTAAACATTAA
- the hppD gene encoding 4-hydroxyphenylpyruvate dioxygenase, translating into MSTLTFAEKIAQAENFLPINGTDYIEFYVGNAKQAAHYYKTAFGFQSVAYAGPETGVRDRASYVLQQGKIRLVLTTGLKSDSPINEHVKKHGDGVKILALWVDDAYKAFEETTKRGGKPYLEPVTLTDENGEVRMSGIYTYGETVHMFVERKNYTGPFMPGYEKWESDYKPEDAGLLYVDHCVGNVDWNRMIPTVEWYEKVMGFVNILSFDDKQINTEYSALMSKVMSNGNGYAKFPINEPAEGKKKSQVEEYLDFYEGEGVQHIAVATKDIIHTVTELKKRGVEFLSAPPEAYYEMVPERVGHIDEDIKKLQSLGILIDHDEEGYLLQIFTKPVEDRPTLFFEIIERHGAQSFGAGNFKALFEALEREQEKRGNL; encoded by the coding sequence ATGTCAACACTTACATTTGCCGAAAAAATTGCTCAAGCAGAGAATTTTTTACCGATCAACGGTACAGATTATATTGAGTTTTATGTAGGAAATGCTAAACAGGCTGCTCATTACTACAAAACCGCTTTCGGTTTTCAGTCTGTGGCTTATGCCGGTCCGGAAACAGGAGTGAGAGATCGTGCATCTTATGTTCTTCAGCAGGGGAAAATAAGACTGGTTCTTACAACAGGACTAAAGTCTGATTCACCTATCAACGAACACGTAAAAAAACACGGTGACGGAGTGAAAATTTTGGCACTTTGGGTAGATGACGCATACAAAGCTTTCGAAGAAACTACAAAAAGAGGTGGAAAACCATATCTTGAACCTGTAACCCTGACTGACGAAAACGGTGAAGTAAGAATGTCCGGAATTTATACCTACGGAGAAACTGTTCACATGTTTGTAGAAAGAAAAAATTACACAGGACCTTTCATGCCTGGCTACGAAAAGTGGGAAAGCGATTACAAGCCTGAAGATGCAGGTCTTTTGTATGTAGACCATTGCGTAGGAAACGTAGACTGGAACAGAATGATTCCAACGGTAGAATGGTATGAAAAAGTAATGGGATTCGTAAATATCCTTTCATTCGACGACAAGCAGATCAACACAGAATATTCTGCTTTGATGTCTAAAGTAATGTCAAACGGAAACGGATACGCAAAATTTCCTATCAACGAGCCTGCAGAAGGTAAAAAGAAATCTCAGGTAGAAGAATATCTGGATTTCTACGAAGGTGAAGGTGTACAGCACATTGCAGTAGCTACAAAGGATATCATCCACACCGTAACAGAATTGAAAAAACGTGGTGTAGAATTCCTTTCTGCTCCGCCGGAAGCTTATTACGAAATGGTTCCTGAAAGAGTGGGCCACATCGATGAAGATATTAAAAAACTTCAGAGCTTAGGTATCCTTATCGATCACGATGAAGAAGGATATTTATTACAAATCTTTACAAAACCTGTAGAAGACCGTCCTACTCTATTCTTTGAAATCATTGAAAGACACGGGGCTCAGAGCTTCGGTGCAGGTAACTTTAAAGCGTTGTTCGAAGCATTGGAAAGAGAACAGGAAAAAAGAGGAAATCTTTAA